The following coding sequences lie in one Glycine soja cultivar W05 chromosome 16, ASM419377v2, whole genome shotgun sequence genomic window:
- the LOC114391175 gene encoding uncharacterized protein LOC114391175: MATPPNDAASTKKPQPIPWTHQETVHLIRAYQEKWYALKRGPLRHNQWEEVAVVVAARCGYDLAHPAKSALQCRHKMEKLRQRHRAEKKQQHTAAALRPGAWQYNSLMDDLERGPLPISALAPLDTFEEEDENNDDTIDDRNDYDGDGSFINIKSKSINCILSERPVRMRSNKRGFLREHVVVKEEEENENEDDDVLGLSTEMRAFAERFIGMESLKMEMMKETERCRLEMEKKRIQMILETQRRIVDSIGRAFGSNKRIKITQQN, encoded by the coding sequence ATGGCGACCCCCCCAAACGACGCCGCATCGACAAAGAAGCCCCAGCCCATACCATGGACCCACCAGGAGACCGTGCACCTCATCCGCGCCTACCAGGAGAAGTGGTATGCCCTTAAGCGGGGCCCACTCCGCCACAACCAGTGGGAGGAGGTCGCCGTCGTTGTCGCCGCCCGCTGCGGCTATGACCTCGCCCACCCCGCTAAGTCCGCCCTCCAGTGCCGCCACAAGATGGAAAAGCTCCGCCAGCGCCACCGTGCcgagaagaagcaacaacacaCCGCGGCCGCCCTCCGCCCTGGCGCGTGGCAGTACAACTCCCTCATGGACGACCTCGAGCGCGGCCCCCTCCCCATCTCCGCCCTCGCCCCTCTCGACACCtttgaagaagaagacgaaAACAACGACGACACCATTGACGATCGAAACGACTATGATGGCGACGGGAGTTTTATTAACATCAAGTCGAAGAGTATTAACTGTATCCTCAGCGAGAGGCCTGTGAGAATGAGAAGCAACAAAAGAGGGTTTTTGAGAGAGCACGTTGTTGTTAAAGAAGAAGAGGAGAATGAAAACGAAGACGACGACGTTTTGGGGTTGTCGACGGAGATGAGGGCTTTCGCGGAGAGGTTTATTGGGATGGAGAGTTTGAAGATGGAGATGATGAAGGAGACGGAGAGGTGTAGGTtggagatggagaagaagcGGATCCAGATGATTCTGGAAACGCAAAGGAGGATCGTTGATTCCATTGGGAGGGCGTTTGGGTCTAACAAGAGGATCAAGATTACTCAACAAAACTGA